Genomic segment of Gloeocapsa sp. PCC 7428:
ATTCAAAAAAAATAAATTTGAAGCAAATATGTCAATAATTACCTTGTTTGATACTTCTGTGTGTAGCTCTAACTTAGGCGATAAAATTATTATAGATGCCATAAAAAAACAGTTGGATTCTATTTTTAGCGATTCGTTGTTTATTCATGTTCAAACACATGACAGGCTATCAAAATCTTCATATAGCTTTTTAAAAAAAAGTAGATTTGCTTTTGTAGGAGGTACAAACCTTTTATCTTCTAATATGAATCGCTATAATCAGTGGAAAATAGACTTAAGAGATTCGTTATTTATCAAAAATGCAATTTTGTTAGGTGTCGGCTGGTGGCAATATCAGCAAAAACCAAATTTGTATACCAGTGTTTTACTCAAAAGTGTGTTGAGTAAAAAGTACACTCATTCTGTGAGAGATAGTTATACAGAACAGCAATTAAGAAAAATTGGAATTACAAATGTAATTAATACATCGTGTCCTACCCTATGGAATTTGACATCAGACCACTGTCGTGATATTCCACGGGGAAAAGCTGATTCTGTATTAGTTACTTTTACGGAGTACAATCAAAATATAGATTATGATTCTCAACTTATAAATTTGCTACAACAGAATTACCAAAATATTTATTTTTGGACACAGCAGCCAAAGGATTATGAATATGCTAAACAGTTTTGTAATAACAATGTGCAATATATAGCACCAAAATTAAAAGCTCTTGATACAGTTTTAGAAAGAAACAAAAATATTGACTACATAGGCACGAGATTGCACGCAGGTATCAGAGCATTACAACATAAAAAAAGAACATTGATTTTATCAGTAGATAACCGCGCCACTGAAATCTCTAAAGATACAAACCTACCTGTTATAGACAGAGGAAATCTACAAGCGATTCATGAGTGGATTCACTCTGAATACGAAACAAAAATTATTGTTCCAGAGAAGAATATAGCAGAATGGAAAGCTCAATTTGGTGTAAGTGAGGATGTTTCTAGTATTTATGTAAGTAACCAACCAAGCACGCTAAAGACATAAGTAAGCAATGAAAATACTGTTACTAAGTACTTACGACTTTCAAGGAGGTGCTGCTCGTGCGGCATATAGGTTACATCAAGGTTTACAAAGTATTAACGTAAACTCTAGTATGCTAGTGCAAAATAAGTATACAGATGATGAAACAGTTATTGCTCCCTCAACAAAGCTAAGTAAAGGATTCGCTAAGCTGAAACCAAATTTAGATAAACTACTATTGCAACTTTATCCAGATTGTAATCGCCAGTTTTCTCCTCAATGGTATCCAGATGCGATCGCACATAAAGTCAGTGAAATTAATCCAGATATTATCAACTTACATTGGGTTAATGCAGGTTATCTAAAAATTGAAACTCTTGCTAAGTTTAAAAAGCCCATTATCTGGACACTACATGATATGTGGGCGTTCACAGGCGGATGTCATTATAATCAAGAGTGCGATCGCTACACTAAATCATGTGGGGCGTGTCCTCAGTTAAAGAGCTTTAAAGAACAAGATTTATCTAATTGGATATGGAAGCGTAAGGCTAACGCCTGGAAAAATCTAAACCTGACTATCATAACTCCTAGTAGATGGTTAGCTAAATGTGCTGAATCTAGTTCACTGTTTCAACACTATCCTATTGAAGTTATTCCTAATGGAATTGATATTCGCACATACAAACCTGTAAATCGTCAAGTAGCACGAAATTTATTGAATTTACCTCAAGACAAACAACTGATTCTTTTCGGGGCTATCAACGCAACTAACGATCGCCGTAAAGGTTTCCATCTACTACAACAAGCGTTAAAAATATTGAGTGCTAACTATAATGACAAGATAGAACTTGTTATTTTTGGTGCTTCTAAGTCAGCTAATACCTTAGCTTTAAATTTAAAATCACACTACTTCGGTAAGTTAAGCGATGAAATTTCTATCGCTTTAGTTTATGCAGCAGCAGACGTATTTGTTGCACCTTCTATACAAGATAACTTACCTAACACAATAATGGAAGCTTTAGCCTGCGGAACACCTAGCGTGGCGTTTAATATTGGCGGAATGCCCGACATGATCGAGCATCAAAAGAATGGATACTTAGCTCAAAGTATTGATGGTAAAGATTTAGCACAAGGTATTACTTGGGTTTTAGAAGATAGCGAGCGCTACAGATATTTATCTAACTGCGCACGGAAAAAGGTAGAGGAAAAATTTACTTTAGAGATACAAGTAAAACACTATTTGAACTTATTTAACAAAAACTACAAAAAACAAAATAGATATTTTTATGCTTGAAGTATGTAAGATCTTAAATAAATAATTGCGAACAATAAGAATATGTTAGTAAATAAATATATCTTTAACTGTATATTTGTTCGAAGAGGAATGAATTAAAATTGTAAGCTCATGGTATAAAAATTATGAAACAATCTGTACAGCATTTTTTCATTAATAATGCTCAAATAAAAAAAAAGATTTTAGATTTTGATTTAATCCTATGTTCAAGTTTAGCTTTTGTACTACCTTTTTCAGCCTTTAATATTTACATATTTGGAATTCGTATTGATTTTGAACGGGTTTTGCTTTCTGTATGTGTTTTGAATTTAATTATTAAATTGTTTTTACCTGATCAAAATAAATTAAAAAGAAAAAGAGCCGTTTTTACGTTATTTCTACCAATTTTAATTGGTATTATTTATGCTTTATACTTAACTCCTTTCCAGGTTGATTTTATTAAAAGTATTCAATTTAATAATGATGCTGAAATATATGGCTTTATTTTTAAGAGAATGCTGAAATACTTGTTTTATATAGGTTTTTCTATCTATTTAGCCTTGGTTTTAGTCGATGAAAGAAAAATTAAAATATTTCTCAGTTGTCTAGCAATATCGTTATGTACAAATGAAATATTAGGATTTACTCAGTTTATCACATTTGCAATTAGTGGTATTGATTTATTTCCTATGTATAAGGTTAAGCTTACTGAAGACTTTGCTAGATATCATCAAAGTGCAACTGTTAATTTTATGGGTTTACGCGTTTTGCGGGTTAATGGTTTTTCACATGAACCTAAAGGTTTAGCAATGGTCAATACATTTTTATTCTTTATGAAATTGTTTTGGAGTAAATATGCACGTAATAATTTAATTATTCAGTTGCAATTTTTAGATGATTATATGTCTAAAACTTTATGGCTATCTATAATTGTTATTTTGATGACTTTTTCTTCTTCAGGTTTAATATCATTCCTTTCAG
This window contains:
- a CDS encoding polysaccharide pyruvyl transferase family protein; translated protein: MSIITLFDTSVCSSNLGDKIIIDAIKKQLDSIFSDSLFIHVQTHDRLSKSSYSFLKKSRFAFVGGTNLLSSNMNRYNQWKIDLRDSLFIKNAILLGVGWWQYQQKPNLYTSVLLKSVLSKKYTHSVRDSYTEQQLRKIGITNVINTSCPTLWNLTSDHCRDIPRGKADSVLVTFTEYNQNIDYDSQLINLLQQNYQNIYFWTQQPKDYEYAKQFCNNNVQYIAPKLKALDTVLERNKNIDYIGTRLHAGIRALQHKKRTLILSVDNRATEISKDTNLPVIDRGNLQAIHEWIHSEYETKIIVPEKNIAEWKAQFGVSEDVSSIYVSNQPSTLKT
- a CDS encoding glycosyltransferase family 4 protein, giving the protein MKILLLSTYDFQGGAARAAYRLHQGLQSINVNSSMLVQNKYTDDETVIAPSTKLSKGFAKLKPNLDKLLLQLYPDCNRQFSPQWYPDAIAHKVSEINPDIINLHWVNAGYLKIETLAKFKKPIIWTLHDMWAFTGGCHYNQECDRYTKSCGACPQLKSFKEQDLSNWIWKRKANAWKNLNLTIITPSRWLAKCAESSSLFQHYPIEVIPNGIDIRTYKPVNRQVARNLLNLPQDKQLILFGAINATNDRRKGFHLLQQALKILSANYNDKIELVIFGASKSANTLALNLKSHYFGKLSDEISIALVYAAADVFVAPSIQDNLPNTIMEALACGTPSVAFNIGGMPDMIEHQKNGYLAQSIDGKDLAQGITWVLEDSERYRYLSNCARKKVEEKFTLEIQVKHYLNLFNKNYKKQNRYFYA